A single genomic interval of Aureliella helgolandensis harbors:
- a CDS encoding sulfatase — translation MFTDSPSNNSAIGRPFHCFVIAGMLAFGCSTLAAVEPQSSASPEAVAAKPNVLVISIDDLNDWVGCLGGHPQVQTPNMDALAARGTVFTNAHCQSPLCNPSRTSVMTGLRPTTTGVYGLSPWFRTLPEFKDWVTLPQYFQQHGYRTITGGKTYHDAYPPRDQRETGVEFDVWGYHGSGGNPKPAKKIINMQGGHPLMDWGVFPEHDSQQDDYKVATWACEQLDALAQEESSQPFMLFCGFRRPHVPCFAPQKWFDLYPEESLLMPPILRGDRDDTPLFSWYLHWQLPEPRLSWLEQAGEDRSLVRAYLASTSFVDGMVGRVLAELKAQGLDQNTVVVLWSDHGYHLGEKEISGKNTLWDRSTRVPMIIAGPNLPAGARSSQPAELLDIYPTLVDLCDLPARTGLEGHTLRPQLERANAPRQWPAITSHNQGNHAIRTDRWRFIRYADGSEELYDMQEDPNEWDNLASHTEFREVKADLAKWLPQIDRPLAPGSAHRVLTWDGKTAVWEGEPIDPDALER, via the coding sequence GTGTTTACCGATTCCCCATCGAACAACTCGGCGATCGGCAGGCCGTTCCACTGTTTCGTAATTGCTGGAATGCTCGCTTTTGGTTGTTCCACTCTCGCAGCAGTTGAACCCCAGTCGTCCGCATCCCCTGAAGCGGTGGCTGCTAAACCCAACGTACTAGTCATTTCAATCGATGACCTGAACGATTGGGTTGGTTGCTTAGGCGGACATCCCCAAGTTCAAACGCCCAATATGGACGCGTTGGCTGCCAGAGGGACGGTGTTCACCAACGCGCATTGCCAATCTCCACTGTGCAATCCCTCTCGCACCAGTGTCATGACAGGGTTGAGGCCAACGACGACCGGCGTGTACGGGTTGTCCCCCTGGTTCCGCACACTTCCTGAATTTAAGGATTGGGTGACGCTCCCGCAGTACTTTCAACAACATGGCTACCGCACGATCACCGGTGGGAAGACCTACCACGATGCTTACCCACCGCGAGACCAGCGGGAGACGGGGGTCGAGTTTGACGTGTGGGGTTACCACGGTAGTGGTGGAAATCCCAAGCCTGCAAAGAAGATCATCAATATGCAGGGAGGGCATCCGCTGATGGACTGGGGAGTTTTTCCAGAGCATGATTCGCAGCAAGATGACTACAAAGTAGCCACCTGGGCCTGCGAACAGTTGGATGCTCTGGCCCAAGAGGAATCGAGCCAGCCCTTCATGCTTTTCTGCGGCTTTCGCCGCCCTCATGTCCCCTGTTTCGCTCCTCAGAAATGGTTTGATCTCTACCCAGAAGAATCGCTACTGATGCCACCGATTCTGCGGGGTGATCGCGATGACACCCCTCTATTTTCTTGGTATCTACATTGGCAACTTCCCGAACCACGCCTGAGCTGGTTGGAGCAAGCTGGGGAAGACCGATCTTTGGTGAGGGCCTACCTTGCATCCACCAGTTTCGTGGACGGCATGGTCGGCCGCGTCTTGGCTGAGTTGAAGGCTCAAGGTCTAGATCAAAATACCGTTGTCGTGCTTTGGTCGGACCATGGTTACCACCTGGGCGAGAAAGAGATTTCGGGAAAGAACACGCTGTGGGACCGCTCGACGCGCGTTCCCATGATCATCGCCGGCCCCAACCTGCCGGCGGGTGCACGAAGCTCGCAACCTGCGGAGTTATTAGATATCTACCCCACGTTGGTGGACCTCTGCGACTTGCCCGCGCGAACGGGCCTGGAGGGGCACACGCTGCGTCCGCAACTAGAGAGGGCCAATGCCCCGCGTCAGTGGCCAGCAATCACTTCACACAATCAGGGCAACCATGCCATCCGCACCGATCGCTGGCGATTCATTCGTTATGCCGATGGAAGCGAGGAGCTGTATGACATGCAAGAGGATCCCAATGAGTGGGACAACTTGGCCAGTCATACCGAATTTCGGGAGGTGAAGGCCGATTTAGCAAAATGGTTGCCGCAAATTGATCGCCCCTTGGCACCAGGTAGCGCGCACCGCGTCCTGACGTGGGATGGCAAGACTGCGGTTTGGGAAGGGGAACCGATCGATCCCGATGCGCTCGAACGATAG
- a CDS encoding PP2C family protein-serine/threonine phosphatase, which produces MPTEQHDPRNRLHCMEVQGGHGTDSQFFRRPGLDVWIWNQSRQDAKVEGGDIHYVSSCASGRITRMLMADVGGVNNHFADVACRLRDVMVRNINAIAQSSAVRQMTAQLDSTSQQGGFASVLLSTFFAPTRSWTVCNAGHPPPLLYQSVKGEWAALKPLSSELPPAADYAGNVDVSEYQNFKLRLDAGDMFFCYSNSLTECRQSNGRMMGVEGIRSLVQRLSESSNPELALNELILTIRDAHQDNLCTQDATVMLSRVTPTRVSLRDNFLAPFRFIRGANDRTSL; this is translated from the coding sequence ATGCCTACCGAGCAACACGATCCACGAAATCGGCTTCACTGTATGGAAGTCCAAGGCGGACACGGTACGGACTCCCAATTTTTTAGGCGCCCCGGTCTCGATGTGTGGATTTGGAATCAATCTCGGCAGGACGCCAAGGTGGAAGGCGGTGACATCCACTACGTCTCCTCTTGCGCCTCGGGACGAATTACCAGAATGCTGATGGCTGATGTTGGAGGTGTCAACAACCATTTCGCCGACGTTGCCTGTCGCTTGCGAGACGTGATGGTGCGGAACATCAACGCGATCGCTCAATCCTCGGCGGTTCGACAGATGACAGCCCAGCTGGACTCAACTTCTCAACAGGGAGGCTTCGCCTCGGTACTTCTTAGTACGTTCTTCGCACCGACTCGGTCGTGGACCGTTTGCAATGCAGGCCATCCACCACCGTTGCTTTACCAATCGGTTAAGGGGGAGTGGGCAGCGCTCAAACCGCTGTCTAGTGAACTCCCACCAGCCGCAGATTACGCTGGCAATGTCGATGTTTCCGAATACCAGAATTTTAAGCTCAGGCTAGACGCTGGCGATATGTTCTTCTGCTACAGCAACTCCCTAACGGAGTGTCGTCAAAGCAACGGGAGAATGATGGGAGTTGAAGGGATTCGCAGCCTCGTGCAGAGATTGTCCGAGTCGTCCAACCCGGAACTCGCGCTCAACGAATTGATCCTTACGATTCGAGACGCTCATCAAGACAATTTGTGCACGCAGGATGCAACAGTCATGCTCAGCAGAGTGACTCCTACACGCGTTTCACTGCGAGACAATTTTCTGGCGCCATTCCGCTTTATTCGAGGTGCCAACGACCGAACGTCCTTGTAG
- the carB gene encoding carbamoyl-phosphate synthase large subunit has translation MPRRTDIKKIMIIGSGPIVIGQACEFDYSGTQACKALREEGYEVVLVNSNPATIMTDPSTAERTYIEPLTWEVVAKIIERERPDALLPTLGGQTGLNVAMDLAANGVLEKYSVEMIGANPEVIAKAEERDQFKEAMEKIGLDVCDGDVVTTLEEARETLKRVGLPCVVRPSFTMGGSGSAIAYNRNDFDALVRNGLVQSPVHEVLIEESIIGWKEYEMEVMRDRDDNVVIICAIENFDPMGVHTGDSITVAPAQTLSDKEYQRMRDASLAVIREIGVETGGSNIQFAIEPSTGRMIVIEMNPRVSRSSALASKATGFPIAKIAAKLAIGYRLWELPNDITQKTKACFEPTIDYVVTKIPRFAFEKFPEADTTLTTQMKSVGETMAIGRTFKESFQKALRGLEVGAFGWGCDSKDLWGTELQPDEDEIRSKLARPNPDRVWYLRYALKFGMSVDEIHRITFIDPWFLDHLAELVELEERLRSIGSLDKLSAEEMRAAKQSGFSDRQLANLLVSDELEVRAWRKSHGVVATYKSVDTCAAEFEAYTPYYYSTYELEDESPTKNPDTKRIMILGGGPNRIGQGIEFDYCCCHASFALREMGIESVMVNSNPETVSTDYDTSDILFFEPLTAEDVLNICDRIQPDGVIVQFGGQTPLNLARALATANVPIIGTSVDTIEAAEDREKFQKLLQTLGLKQPPNAIARTMEQARAEAKKVGYPALVRPSFVLGGRAMEICYDNAQFERYVAEAFIVAEGQPVLIDKFLEDAIEVDVDALCDGEHVVVTGIMEHIEEAGVHSGDSACVLPPYSLSAEVIQEIREATWAMAKRLRVVGLMNVQYAVKSEDGKMNVYVIEVNPRASRTVPFVAKATGVPVANLAAKIMAGKTLAELGLLEEPIPRHVSIKESVFPFRKFAGVDIVLGPEMRSTGEVMGISPEFSIAFAKSQLAAGVVLPQSGNIFISVNSRHKSGIPDLVKRLHELGFPLLATPGTAKIIEDAGIPVTRVKKVAEGSPNLIDYLKNEEVSLIINTPNGKGARTDEGRIRAAAVQNGVPCITTMAAATAAIMAMEALRTEELSVLSLQERFQDS, from the coding sequence GTGCCACGGCGAACTGACATCAAGAAGATCATGATCATCGGCTCGGGCCCTATTGTGATTGGGCAAGCTTGCGAGTTTGACTATTCCGGCACGCAGGCCTGCAAGGCATTGCGCGAGGAGGGCTACGAAGTTGTCTTGGTGAATAGCAACCCAGCAACGATCATGACCGACCCCAGTACTGCGGAGCGGACCTACATTGAACCGTTAACTTGGGAGGTTGTCGCCAAGATCATCGAGCGGGAGCGTCCCGATGCATTGCTGCCAACCCTGGGTGGGCAGACCGGTTTGAATGTGGCCATGGACCTGGCGGCCAACGGCGTCCTCGAAAAGTACTCCGTGGAGATGATTGGTGCCAATCCGGAGGTGATCGCGAAGGCGGAGGAACGCGATCAGTTCAAGGAGGCCATGGAAAAGATCGGGCTGGATGTGTGCGATGGCGACGTCGTAACGACCTTGGAAGAGGCGCGCGAGACCCTCAAACGCGTCGGCTTGCCCTGCGTGGTTCGCCCAAGTTTCACCATGGGCGGGAGCGGTTCGGCGATCGCCTACAACCGCAATGATTTCGATGCCCTCGTCCGCAATGGACTGGTGCAATCCCCGGTCCATGAGGTTCTAATCGAAGAGTCAATCATCGGTTGGAAAGAGTATGAGATGGAGGTCATGCGCGACCGAGACGACAACGTCGTCATCATTTGCGCGATCGAGAACTTCGATCCCATGGGAGTCCACACGGGGGATTCCATCACGGTGGCTCCCGCTCAGACATTGAGCGACAAGGAATACCAGCGAATGCGCGACGCCTCCTTGGCCGTCATTCGCGAGATTGGCGTGGAAACGGGTGGCTCCAATATCCAATTTGCCATTGAGCCGTCGACCGGTCGTATGATCGTGATCGAAATGAATCCCCGCGTGAGTCGCTCCAGTGCACTTGCGAGTAAAGCGACCGGATTTCCCATCGCCAAAATCGCAGCCAAGCTGGCTATTGGCTATCGCCTCTGGGAGCTCCCGAATGACATTACGCAGAAGACCAAAGCCTGCTTTGAACCGACGATTGACTATGTGGTCACCAAGATTCCTCGCTTCGCGTTCGAAAAATTTCCCGAGGCCGACACGACCCTGACCACGCAAATGAAAAGCGTGGGGGAAACGATGGCCATTGGTCGCACCTTCAAGGAATCGTTTCAAAAGGCGCTCCGAGGACTCGAAGTCGGAGCGTTCGGTTGGGGATGCGACAGCAAGGATCTGTGGGGAACGGAACTGCAGCCCGATGAGGATGAAATCCGAAGCAAGTTGGCGCGTCCCAATCCCGACCGCGTGTGGTATCTCCGCTATGCCCTCAAATTCGGCATGTCGGTAGACGAGATTCACCGCATTACCTTCATCGATCCTTGGTTCTTGGACCACCTGGCCGAGTTGGTGGAACTCGAGGAACGCCTCCGCTCAATCGGCTCACTCGACAAATTATCGGCTGAGGAAATGCGAGCTGCCAAACAGAGCGGCTTCTCCGACCGCCAGCTGGCGAATCTGTTGGTAAGCGATGAACTTGAGGTGCGAGCGTGGCGAAAATCACACGGAGTTGTGGCTACCTACAAGTCTGTGGATACGTGTGCCGCCGAATTCGAGGCTTACACGCCCTACTACTACAGCACCTATGAACTCGAAGACGAATCACCCACCAAGAATCCAGACACCAAGCGCATCATGATCTTAGGGGGAGGCCCCAATCGTATTGGTCAGGGAATCGAGTTTGATTACTGCTGCTGCCATGCCAGTTTCGCCTTGCGCGAGATGGGTATTGAATCGGTCATGGTCAATAGCAACCCAGAAACGGTCAGCACCGACTACGACACCAGCGACATCCTGTTCTTTGAACCGTTGACCGCCGAAGACGTGCTCAACATTTGCGACCGCATCCAGCCAGATGGAGTCATTGTTCAGTTTGGTGGACAGACTCCCCTCAATCTTGCACGGGCTTTGGCAACGGCCAATGTCCCCATTATTGGCACATCGGTCGATACGATCGAAGCGGCGGAAGATCGTGAAAAATTCCAAAAGCTCTTGCAGACCCTTGGCCTCAAACAGCCTCCCAACGCCATCGCTCGCACTATGGAACAGGCGCGCGCCGAAGCCAAGAAGGTGGGCTATCCCGCCTTGGTTCGCCCGAGTTTCGTACTCGGCGGTAGAGCGATGGAGATCTGCTACGACAATGCGCAATTCGAGCGGTATGTTGCTGAGGCCTTCATCGTGGCCGAAGGCCAACCGGTGTTGATCGACAAATTCCTCGAGGACGCCATCGAAGTCGACGTCGACGCGCTCTGTGATGGTGAACATGTTGTCGTGACCGGTATCATGGAGCATATTGAAGAGGCCGGTGTCCACTCCGGTGACTCGGCTTGCGTACTTCCTCCCTACAGCTTGTCGGCGGAAGTCATCCAAGAGATTCGCGAAGCAACATGGGCCATGGCCAAACGACTTCGAGTCGTCGGGTTGATGAACGTGCAATACGCCGTCAAATCCGAAGATGGCAAGATGAACGTTTATGTCATCGAAGTGAATCCAAGAGCGAGCCGTACCGTCCCATTTGTTGCCAAAGCAACAGGCGTCCCCGTTGCCAATTTGGCCGCTAAAATCATGGCGGGCAAGACGCTCGCAGAACTGGGTCTCCTCGAGGAGCCCATTCCCCGACATGTCTCAATCAAGGAGAGTGTCTTCCCCTTCCGCAAATTTGCAGGCGTCGATATCGTCCTCGGGCCTGAAATGCGGAGCACCGGAGAGGTCATGGGCATTAGCCCAGAATTTTCGATTGCCTTTGCGAAAAGCCAACTGGCGGCTGGGGTCGTGCTGCCCCAGAGCGGAAACATCTTCATCTCGGTCAATTCGCGCCACAAGAGCGGCATTCCTGACTTGGTCAAACGCTTGCACGAATTGGGCTTTCCGCTACTGGCCACTCCCGGGACCGCCAAGATCATTGAAGATGCTGGGATTCCAGTCACACGCGTGAAAAAGGTGGCTGAGGGATCTCCCAACCTAATCGACTATCTCAAGAACGAAGAGGTTTCGTTGATCATCAACACTCCTAATGGCAAGGGAGCGCGCACCGACGAGGGCCGTATTCGGGCTGCGGCAGTTCAGAATGGTGTGCCCTGTATCACCACCATGGCTGCCGCCACGGCTGCCATCATGGCGATGGAAGCATTGCGAACCGAAGAGCTGTCGGTGCTGTCACTCCAAGAGCGTTTCCAGGACTCCTGA
- a CDS encoding NUDIX hydrolase, with product MDPSEDEELAWQGAHLHVNRRGAWEFVSRNSRRSAVGIVAVHEDLRVVLVEQFRPPVGRRLIELPAGLAGDIVGAENEDLIVAAKRELVEETGYVAAEWRLLVHGYSSPGLTDESITLFLAQGLERISQGGGVEGESIQIHEIPMDHILTWLRERKQSTDLKLLAALFAAREAIEQPRS from the coding sequence ATGGATCCTAGCGAAGACGAAGAATTGGCATGGCAAGGGGCGCACTTGCATGTAAACCGTCGTGGAGCGTGGGAATTCGTGTCCCGCAACTCAAGACGTTCCGCGGTTGGCATTGTGGCAGTGCACGAAGATTTGCGAGTTGTCTTGGTGGAGCAGTTTCGTCCTCCCGTCGGTCGCCGTTTAATTGAGCTACCCGCCGGCTTGGCTGGGGATATCGTGGGGGCGGAAAACGAGGACTTGATTGTCGCCGCCAAGCGGGAGCTCGTCGAAGAAACCGGCTACGTAGCCGCCGAGTGGAGGCTGCTGGTGCACGGCTACTCTTCGCCAGGCCTGACGGACGAATCGATTACGCTCTTCTTAGCCCAGGGGCTCGAGCGAATTTCTCAAGGTGGAGGCGTGGAGGGGGAATCGATTCAGATTCACGAAATCCCCATGGACCATATCCTCACCTGGCTTCGCGAACGCAAGCAATCAACGGACTTGAAATTGCTGGCCGCCCTGTTTGCCGCTCGGGAGGCGATTGAGCAGCCCCGGTCTTAG
- a CDS encoding tetratricopeptide repeat protein, with product MLVVLAVGLLVHQVWRREHASIAAAPFVVSPSESSATDLQLAPFGVPQAASLDRPGLEHRGTPLVAQPLLVYSIASLTPPPANLSVTPPPTTGPFRIASYSSPGEFGANATESELVEAAEIVLTPPSNSLQRAGPLADNFPPNGGIAQRPRTTGISPWISESRAQDIPSASESKGRAEPRPPHSREVLPGSSRSATEAVASPRLYPEQSSAADQLSNAVLPKPENPASSLRRDVLVESARNAVALQDLELASQRFENLLIEFPAFEEARSEYVGILSQRGLWADAQVQLEQLLEMHPSEVAYYSRYADLLIQQGKFVSAEGTLKRMLEEQPGEPEAYIVLGRLLVWQGKTAEAAKLYDTHLKSAGNLPPALEAKLARFLMEINRPQQAIAIISRLLEMQSDDPELTLDLLLAHARLGHEALVFDLLGTIAEYPGVQPSQRIALADTLYREAYYRPALMLFEQALAHSPGDINTQCKLIRTHVRLYNMPAAAATLAGLAERQTDVLVRLELANYKTAVGELAEAYAIYQSLLLENPQQVEALKGLGTLLHAISDFRRAETVYRRALENAPNDPQLKQQLAETLLKQRRLNSAIDVLDSSVGAANAVGVVASDPGAIADMLVRGQEYSAAEALCLEELHVVHSASTRLSLRTSLGWAQFRLGRPSEALETFNQTRLENATNSPRLRYGIYCCQRELGQSAAAEAELSEELSLFYPSTYNRVVLADLALQDCNCALAARLLGQALAFEPDNHYLLIRLGEAEAMCDACANQCEDEAHFEQALALSPSNTRARLGLARGAARGHAYASSIELYRQILVALPMYPLAAMEQARVWYAWKGVDRANQAYWQAEEVLQSQPRFTQDANLNARNLQALEDDNAQANRSLQAVVEERSGKYWKNWKPRSSLCHFRNLIEIDPTNEEAYFDLAQVLSELGMTHQAIDQYNQLLAINPCHREAAIARRRKQLELRPQLRNRFEFEHRTGRDGLSSITSLRLESLAVMPVGDQQDYLTIGYAHRFLRPHRGTDADGNVAILGIHSQPLEQLTLFAVTEVEEYDYGFSTRPTFRTGAYWRTSADVLLGIDGFLDNVAENGESIRQDIYRGGFDLSLATYLNWRWQVDGRYRYAAYSDHNSLHELSIHNNYSLAVGRRPLTAKLDFNLLSYANATEFGPTPGVLQDTIHPYFSPSGYVFLTAGMEKRFWLSQHTFDGANQHWFSMCGGARVDSESVGFGLFELRGHRDIRDWLSADVSTAGIFSSVYESVGVQGFLTIRMP from the coding sequence TTGCTAGTTGTTCTTGCTGTGGGGCTGCTTGTGCATCAGGTATGGCGTCGTGAGCATGCTTCGATCGCGGCAGCGCCCTTCGTTGTGTCGCCTAGCGAGTCGTCCGCGACTGACCTCCAACTCGCTCCATTCGGTGTACCTCAAGCGGCTAGCCTAGATCGCCCTGGACTCGAACATCGGGGAACGCCGCTGGTTGCGCAGCCGCTGCTCGTCTACTCGATTGCGAGCCTGACGCCACCGCCAGCCAATCTGTCTGTAACTCCTCCACCCACCACCGGTCCCTTTCGAATTGCATCCTACAGCTCCCCGGGAGAATTCGGGGCGAACGCGACGGAGTCCGAGCTGGTGGAAGCCGCTGAGATCGTTCTGACACCGCCGAGCAATTCACTGCAGCGCGCAGGGCCGCTAGCTGACAATTTTCCGCCCAATGGCGGCATTGCGCAGCGCCCGAGAACAACCGGCATAAGCCCCTGGATATCCGAATCGCGAGCCCAGGACATTCCCTCGGCGAGTGAGTCCAAGGGGAGGGCTGAGCCAAGGCCGCCGCATTCCCGAGAAGTCTTGCCAGGTTCAAGTCGGAGTGCAACTGAGGCAGTTGCGTCTCCCAGGCTCTATCCCGAGCAGTCCAGCGCGGCGGACCAACTCTCCAATGCCGTTCTCCCGAAACCTGAAAATCCGGCGAGCTCTCTTCGTCGCGATGTGCTCGTCGAGTCGGCTCGGAATGCGGTCGCCCTGCAGGACCTTGAATTGGCCTCTCAACGTTTCGAAAATCTGCTGATTGAGTTTCCCGCATTTGAAGAGGCGCGATCGGAATACGTTGGGATCCTTAGCCAGCGTGGGCTTTGGGCGGACGCGCAGGTCCAGCTCGAGCAACTCTTGGAGATGCACCCTTCCGAGGTTGCTTACTATTCACGCTACGCCGACTTGTTGATTCAGCAGGGGAAATTTGTCTCGGCTGAAGGCACCCTGAAGCGTATGCTGGAAGAGCAACCGGGTGAACCCGAAGCCTACATTGTGCTGGGCCGGTTGCTCGTATGGCAAGGTAAGACCGCCGAGGCGGCCAAGTTGTACGACACGCATTTGAAGAGCGCCGGCAATCTGCCGCCTGCTCTGGAAGCGAAACTCGCTAGATTCTTGATGGAGATCAATCGTCCTCAACAGGCAATCGCCATTATTTCACGGTTGCTTGAGATGCAATCGGATGATCCTGAGCTTACGCTTGATCTCCTACTTGCGCATGCGCGCCTCGGCCATGAGGCTCTTGTATTCGACCTGCTTGGCACCATCGCAGAATATCCCGGCGTACAACCCTCCCAGCGGATTGCCTTGGCGGACACGCTGTACCGTGAGGCTTACTACCGTCCCGCACTCATGCTCTTTGAACAGGCGTTGGCACACTCCCCAGGGGACATCAATACGCAGTGCAAGCTCATTCGCACGCACGTCAGGCTGTACAACATGCCCGCCGCCGCAGCCACATTGGCGGGGCTTGCCGAGCGGCAGACGGATGTGCTGGTCCGACTCGAATTGGCCAATTATAAGACCGCCGTTGGTGAACTGGCGGAAGCCTACGCGATCTATCAGTCGCTTCTGCTAGAGAACCCGCAGCAGGTCGAGGCGCTCAAAGGACTCGGGACACTGCTGCATGCCATTTCCGATTTTAGACGGGCCGAGACGGTTTACCGTCGCGCCCTGGAAAATGCCCCAAATGATCCCCAGTTGAAGCAACAGCTCGCAGAGACTCTGCTTAAGCAACGCAGGCTTAATTCGGCCATCGACGTCCTCGATTCCTCTGTTGGCGCCGCCAATGCGGTGGGCGTTGTCGCATCCGATCCAGGCGCCATTGCGGATATGCTCGTTCGAGGCCAAGAGTATTCTGCTGCGGAAGCATTATGTTTGGAAGAGCTGCATGTTGTCCATTCAGCTAGCACTCGACTGTCCCTGCGGACTTCTCTGGGGTGGGCACAATTTAGATTGGGACGTCCCAGTGAAGCGTTGGAGACCTTCAATCAGACCCGCCTTGAGAATGCCACCAATTCTCCGAGGCTGAGGTACGGCATCTATTGCTGCCAGAGAGAGCTTGGACAGTCTGCTGCGGCGGAGGCTGAGCTGAGCGAAGAGCTGAGTCTCTTCTATCCTAGTACGTACAATCGCGTGGTCTTGGCAGATCTGGCCTTGCAAGACTGCAACTGCGCGCTTGCCGCAAGGTTGTTGGGCCAAGCCCTGGCCTTTGAGCCTGACAACCATTACTTGCTGATTCGACTTGGCGAAGCGGAAGCGATGTGTGACGCCTGTGCAAATCAGTGCGAGGACGAGGCGCATTTTGAGCAAGCACTCGCCCTGTCCCCGAGCAATACGCGTGCTCGACTGGGGTTGGCACGCGGGGCGGCACGTGGTCATGCTTACGCCAGCAGTATTGAACTGTATCGACAAATTCTGGTCGCTTTGCCGATGTACCCTCTCGCAGCGATGGAGCAGGCTCGAGTCTGGTACGCATGGAAGGGAGTCGACCGAGCAAATCAAGCCTACTGGCAGGCAGAGGAGGTTCTCCAGTCCCAGCCACGTTTTACACAGGATGCCAACCTCAACGCTAGAAATCTCCAGGCGCTTGAGGACGACAACGCACAAGCCAATCGTAGCCTGCAAGCGGTGGTCGAAGAGCGTTCGGGCAAATACTGGAAAAACTGGAAGCCGAGATCCTCGTTGTGCCACTTTCGTAATTTGATCGAAATCGATCCCACCAATGAAGAGGCCTATTTCGATTTGGCGCAAGTCTTGTCCGAACTAGGGATGACCCATCAGGCCATCGACCAATACAACCAACTATTAGCCATTAATCCCTGCCATCGCGAAGCCGCCATCGCGCGTCGTCGCAAACAGCTTGAGCTGCGTCCTCAGCTTCGGAACCGGTTCGAATTTGAGCATCGGACTGGCCGTGATGGCTTGTCCAGTATTACCTCCTTGCGTCTAGAGAGCTTGGCTGTCATGCCGGTGGGGGATCAGCAAGACTATTTGACGATTGGTTACGCGCACCGATTTCTAAGACCGCATCGCGGAACCGATGCAGATGGCAATGTCGCGATTCTAGGAATACATTCCCAACCCCTAGAGCAGCTCACTTTGTTCGCCGTCACTGAGGTCGAGGAGTACGACTACGGATTCTCGACTCGACCGACATTTCGCACCGGCGCATATTGGCGGACCTCTGCAGACGTGCTCTTGGGGATTGATGGCTTCTTGGACAATGTCGCCGAGAATGGCGAGTCGATACGCCAGGATATCTATCGTGGCGGGTTTGATCTAAGCCTGGCAACGTACCTCAATTGGAGATGGCAGGTAGATGGCAGGTATCGCTATGCAGCCTACTCGGACCACAACTCTCTGCATGAATTATCGATCCACAATAACTATTCACTGGCAGTAGGTCGCCGTCCCTTGACGGCCAAACTGGACTTCAACTTGCTGAGCTATGCCAACGCCACCGAATTCGGACCAACACCGGGAGTCTTGCAAGATACCATTCATCCCTACTTTAGTCCCAGCGGCTATGTATTCTTAACGGCGGGGATGGAAAAGCGGTTCTGGTTGAGTCAGCATACGTTCGACGGGGCAAATCAACACTGGTTCTCCATGTGTGGGGGAGCCCGTGTCGATTCCGAGAGCGTGGGATTTGGTCTGTTCGAGCTGCGAGGGCATCGAGACATCCGCGACTGGCTCAGCGCTGACGTCTCTACCGCTGGGATCTTTTCGAGCGTCTACGAATCGGTCGGAGTCCAAGGTTTCTTGACAATCCGCATGCCATAG
- a CDS encoding SDR family NAD(P)-dependent oxidoreductase: MRQKTYVIVGGSHGIGWGLVKRLVSSGAAVTIISRTIGELSSLPGINHLPLDVTQAEIDSDQLPACIDGLVYCPGSMNFASIRALKPQSLADDFELNVVGAVKSLQASLPAMKAAGTSSMILFSSVAAGQGLPLHAAVAASKGAVEGLTRSLAAELAPEIRVNCIAPSLTDTPLAERLLSNEQKRGAMAERHPLKRIGTVDDVAAVAEFLLSDNAAWITGQVMNVDGGMSTVRC, from the coding sequence GTGCGCCAAAAGACATACGTCATCGTGGGTGGAAGTCACGGCATCGGCTGGGGACTCGTCAAACGTCTGGTTTCTAGTGGAGCTGCCGTTACCATAATATCTCGAACCATCGGGGAACTCTCTAGCCTACCGGGGATCAACCACTTACCGCTGGACGTCACGCAGGCAGAGATCGATTCGGACCAGCTGCCGGCATGTATCGACGGTTTGGTCTATTGTCCCGGCTCGATGAATTTTGCATCTATCCGAGCTCTAAAGCCGCAATCGCTGGCAGACGATTTTGAGTTGAATGTAGTGGGCGCGGTGAAGAGTTTGCAGGCTTCGTTACCAGCCATGAAAGCGGCCGGTACGTCGTCGATGATTCTGTTTAGTTCGGTGGCAGCAGGTCAAGGCCTACCGCTGCATGCAGCGGTGGCTGCCTCCAAAGGAGCTGTCGAAGGTCTGACGCGTTCGCTCGCGGCTGAACTGGCGCCGGAGATTCGCGTTAACTGCATTGCGCCCTCGCTAACAGACACTCCGCTGGCAGAACGTTTGCTGTCGAATGAGCAGAAACGCGGAGCGATGGCCGAACGCCATCCCCTGAAACGGATCGGAACAGTTGACGACGTTGCTGCGGTAGCGGAATTCTTGTTATCGGACAACGCCGCTTGGATCACAGGGCAAGTGATGAACGTCGACGGTGGTATGTCCACGGTCCGCTGCTAA